CCATCCTGAAGATGCTGGCAGGCCTGCTGGACAGCGTGGACGTGGGGCACGAGGCGGCCTCCCCGGACCTGGAAGAGGAGGGCAAGCTGGAGGAGGAGCGGGCGGTGCTGGGGCGGCTCGCCCAGCTATCGCAGCGGGATCGCAAGGCCCCCTGCAAAAACTTCTTCTGGAAAACCTTCACCTCCTGTTAGTGCTGCCCGGCCTGGCCCCGCCGGGATGCCCGCCCACAAtcaccctcccctccctccatTGCCCTGTCCCCCGAgctcccttccttctcttctccaccccTGAGAATAAAGCATGGCGCCCCGGGGACTCGTCTCTGCCTCTCtgcgccccgccgggccggggtggtgcggggcgggcccggccgcACCGGGAAAGATGGGCGGGCCTGGCCGGTGGGAGGCGGCGGCCATCTTGTGGGGTGGCCATGTGGGGGGTGGCCATTTTGGAAAGGGGCTTCGCAGTGGCGAGGGGCTGAGGGGGTGTGGTGGGGCCGTGGCAGGGGCTTCAGACTCTCTCCCTTGCCGGGAGGAACCCCTAGGTGGGAGCAGGCGTGCAGCCATCCTTAAAGCTGCTGCATCTGCCCCAGAGGCCTCTGAGGAACCAGGTGGGTTTGCATGTCCCCTCTGTGCCAGGGTGGGCGAGTGGGGTGAGGCCCAGGCACTGGGCAACAGGGGTTGTTCCCCGTGGGGAGGGCCCTCTGTGCTAACCCCCAGTCAGGATAAGGTGCTAAGCCATGATCTGGAGAGGATGGGTTGGTCCTGGGCGTGTGGGCGAGCAGCCCCTTGTGCTTCTTTCCATGCTGGCTGTGACAGGGGTGGGCTGAGGGAAGCACCCAGGCAGTGCTCTGTAtgtgggggggtgcaggggccgtgggaggaggagaggggcccAGAGCCTGGCCTGCCTTTGGTTTGAGAGCACGTATCTCCAGAGCAGTTCCTTGGGTGCCCTGGGGGTCCGTATGCATCCAAAATGCTGGGCTCTGCGTCCGAAACCGATTCAAACAGACCATCTGTGATCCTGGGGCCAGCAGCTCAGACTCTGCTCTAATGGTTTCTTGGTGTCTTGTcatcttgcttaaaaaaaacaaaaaacacaacacctgATTTCTCTTACTTATTTTCTCAGGTGCTGCTTGGTGTCTGGAGAGTAGTAGGGcctgttgttttatttcttctggctTGAGGAGGAGCTTTTTGAACCTTTGTTTTAGAACTGACAGGTAGTGTAGAGATACGAAAGATAGATGAGTTCAGTACAGATATTTCTCTCTAAAGGAGACTGCTGAGGCCTTGGTCTCGCATGCTGGCAAAGGGTATGAAATTTCACTTGCTGTATTTACTTTAATTCTTAGCATTAACAAGTTGAGTTTCGGAGCTATGGTCATGCTGGGAATGACCACACAAAATAGCAGACCAGCTGTATGTTACTGAGCCTGTCTCCAAGTCCTGACTGGCCACTGGTGAGAACTAGAAGGTAGTTATTTGTAGTGGCTTGCTTTTGAACCTTTACATTTTGTTTTTGGAGGCCAGTGACCATGAGGTCTCTCATCTCAACAGCAGCATTTTGGATTAATCAGCAGCCAGCCTGTTTTCTTACAGCTGAAGTAGCGCTTCCAACTCCCCCGCTCTCCCTCAATAATGAGTGATACAACCACTCCAGCACCTAGATGGGCTGGCTTGCTGCTGCCGCGTTGCTCTGTGTCAGGCTGCATTTTCACTGCATCATTTGCCATAGAAATTTCTGGCTGTGTGTCTCCGGCTTGCAGGAAGAGTTAGAGCCCTgtggcttgttttatttttcactccataatgaaaaataagatcCTTGCTGGGGCAACTCAGCAACTCAGTATATGGGTAATGGGATATGGAGCTTTCCAACTGTGTTCCGTGGAGCACCCGGCctaggacacaggagacctgatTTTATGCCTCACTTTGCTGCTGGCATTTGCATTTTATCATTACCTCCTTTTTAATATCTCGGTTTCCCTGCCTTTAAAATGGGGCAGTAGCTCTTGTCTCCTCTTACAATTTTGCTTCAGATACATAGGTGACAAGTGCTGGATAAGAGCTAATTATACCCGTTATTGTTACTAAGACCTGTGTAGCAGTATGAGACCAACCAGGATGCTAGTATCTTGGAATTGTTCTCAGTTGCCTTATTATCCACCATTAAATCTTGTCTGTCATAATAATGTTGAAGACAGCGTGTACTGAAAATGAGAAGCCCCACAGCACATAGACATGGAAATTGCCCCTAACAGAGACTGCCTGTTCAGCAAACTGTATGCTGTGTTATTTAGTGGTTCCTGAAGGAGAGAGTAGTCCTGCTTCTCTCAAGGTTGGAAGTAAATTTGGAAGTTGAACTCTTCTTTCGTCCCTACAGATGGTTCCTGCTGGTGGAGGCTGAGGCACACTGGCTGAGCACCAAGCAGGAAGCCTGCACCGCCAGTGCACGTGCTGTGGATAGGGGCCAGCACAGTTGAGGCAGCTTCTTTCATCAGTGCTGAAATGAGTGTTTGAATTGGATTGAATTTTTGCAGTTTCCTTGGTAAGTCAGTGCGCTGAGGCTGAAGCAATGTGAGATCTGGGCTAATGAAAGCATTTAATATTAGGGAGTGTAGCGTGATAAATCAGTTCAGTGGGAGGGGCTTAACAAAAGGTTATAAATAACGTGTCATATGTGggcattttctgtttaaattttcaTAAACGGTGTATGTCAAGTAGAAGGGAGCAAGAGTACGTTATTTCTCTTTTAGATGCAATAGCCAGGGCATTTGAAAATCTTGTCACAGCTCAGAATAATTGTGTGTGTATGAGCAAATGGATAATAACCATGAGCTAtctccagatttttaaaaaagtgaagagacattaaaaagtgaaaaatatgccAGAAGGCAAACTTTTAAAGTCAGCTAGTACACAGTACGGACCTCGCCTAATTCAATGGACAGTCCAGTGGTattcactgtttggttttttttttaatttattttttaatctgaagctAGCTCATGCTTATGCATCAAGCTGCAGGCAAGTGAAGAAATTATCATGGGGACAAGCTCAGCTGTGAACCTACAGCGTGTTCGGTACCCAGGGGTAACTCCGTTTGTGCGTATCCTATCCCATGATAAATGCGAAGTAGTCCAAGGCAGCTCATTGCTTGGTGAAAACAGAGTAAATCTCATTTACTCTGAGATCAAAGCATGCGCATATGTGGACAGATATGACAGAGGAACTAGGGAGGTACTAATTGGAAATTTAGTACCCTCCATGGTGACTTGTTTGTACGTGCTTTTAGTAGTGAAAATCTTGTTTTAGTATGTGCTGTCAGGTAAGCTAGCAGGGAATCAATACTTCACTGTGTGCATTTTCAGCCTCAGACAAAGGAGAGAGTTGCAATCTGACCAGACTCCACAAAGATACTGTCTGTCTGCAGGTAGCCAGCAAATGGAGTTAAATTTAGAGGGAACACAACAATGCTGCCTAGTCTGGTGATCCTATGTCTGTCATTCTCAACGCGTGGCCTGTGAGGCACCTTGAGCATTGAT
The Rissa tridactyla isolate bRisTri1 chromosome 16, bRisTri1.patW.cur.20221130, whole genome shotgun sequence genome window above contains:
- the CORT gene encoding cortistatin isoform X2; this encodes MLHSSHSLYIMQLVASLVSVLLLVWSVRATALPGEERLAIQNTREQSTVRKDAILKMLAGLLDSVDVGHEAASPDLEEEGKLEEERAVLGRLAQLSQRDRKAPCKNFFWKTFTSSLTS